Part of the Flavobacterium alkalisoli genome is shown below.
AGGGAGGTATAGTCGTGCTCTCCAAAGAAGATTAGAAAAACATGATAAAGGAAGGAGTACTCAATTTTACGGGAATTGTGCATTAAACTCACGAATATTACTTGCAGGCAAACCAGTATATCCAAATTAATGTTATGCAAAATAATTTAAATAAGCTGCTCTCAAAAATTAAAAATGATAAGCAAATTATACTAAAGCTCATGCAGACTGCTTTTACTAGGGCTGTTTCTGCTTTTGGTACTTTTGTATTTAATTTTGTTTTAGCAAGATATTTAGGCGCTACTGAGCTTGGGAATTTTATGATAGCATATTCTCTGTTAATCGGACTCGGTTTTTTTGCAAGGTTTGGATTATCCTCAGCTATTATGAGATTTGCTGCTATTATGTATTCTGAAAAACAATTTGGGAAAATTAGAAAATTAAGACAAGATGTTTTCTTTATATCTTTAGTTGTAACAATAGTTTTTGGAGTTTTTCTTGTTTTATTTAGAGATTATATATCTACTGTTTTTTTTAACAGTAATAAGGTGAGTGATATTTTGTTAGTTTTTGCATTTGCATTACCTTTTTATTCATATCAAACTATCCAGTCTTCTTTTTTTAAAGCATATGCTAAGCCTCAAATAGCACCTTTTTTTGAGGTTGGATTGACTACTTTTATAACAGGAACTTCGATTGCGATATTAGCCTGGTTTGGGATGAATATTAATGGGGTAAATGCAAGTATAGTATTCTTTTTTGCTTCAGTGATAGTTGCTTTAATGGGATATATAATGCTTAATAGAATAGTTAAAAAAGCTCAGTCTGGAAATGAATATCAAAAGGAAAATTATACAGGTTTTTTTTCAAGTCTGCCAGATTATGCTTTGTCTGCCTTTACAGGTTATTTGCTAAAGTTTAGTCCAACGATAATTTTAGGACTTTATGCTTCAAGTAAAGATGTAGGATTGTATTCTTTGGCAAATAGTACGGCTTTTGTTGTTAACTTTGTGTTATGGATTGTTAGTACAGTATATGCGCCTCATTTTGCTAATTCTTATTATAAAAATGAAATGAATGAATTGAGGAGGTTAGTTAGGAATTCTACCTTATATATGATGATTATTGCGTTGCCTATATTTATTGTAATAGTTTCATTTCCAACATTTATATTGGGGCTGTTTGGGGAAGAATTTAAAGAGGCAAAGAATGCATTATTAATTATGGCTGTAGCACAACTTTTTAATGTTGCAACTGGACCGGTATATTTTCTGCTGAACATGACAGGGCATGAAAAATATTTGAGAAATATTGTTATATGTACTGCTATTGTTAGCGTATTGTCTTCCTTTTTACTTTCACCTTATTATGGTTTTATGGGGGCAGCAATTTCCTCAGCGTTGGGGTTAGTGTTACAAAATGCCATTGCATTTTCAGTTTCAAAGAAGTATTTAGGAATAAGTTTTTTTAACAAAGAATAAATGCTGCAAGCTACAAATAAAAAGAAGGGAAGTTGGATACTTTTTGTAATCCTCTTTTTTGTTAATATTGGTTTTAAGGAGGTTATTAGGTTTTTAGAAGTTAATGACTTCCTGTTAGAAGGTATATTTGTATTGACATTTATATCTCTTATGATATTTTTTATCAGTAATACTTATCAGCTAAAAAATATCCTTTGGTTAGTCGTTTTGTTTTACTTTTTTTTATTATTTATGTCTTTTCAGAATTTAGACATTTTAAAAGTTGAATATGGATTACAAAAAGTATTTTTAGGACTATTTGTTCCTGTTTTATGTATTATTGTTTTTAATAGATATGAATGGGATGATAAGAGTGTTCTTAAATATTTGATAATATCTGTTTCTATTATTAGTATAATAGGTATACTTTACAAGCTTAAGGGAGGCTTTTTTGATAGATCGGTTTCCTTTGGTTTGCTTGGCTCTATTCCTTTTGGATGGGTAAACGGGATGGCTTTTTTATCTTTAGTGTTGGTTAGAGAAAAGAGTTTTAAACAAATAGTTCTTTCTTTATTTTTTCTGACGATGATCATTTGGACTGGATCAAAGGGGCCACTATTAGGGGTAGTCTTAGTTTGTTTAATTTTTTGGAATAGGGTTTTAGGAAAGAAAGTAAGTACTAAAATTATAGTATTTAGTATAGTATGTATTGCGTTTTTTATTCTATTAATATATAGTGATGATATTAGATCAGTAAGGATGATTATAGACTTTTTAGCTGATCCTGAAGAATATTCTGAAGGCGTAGGTAAAGGTTCTGTTGGTACAAGGCAGGAGTATATAGCTACTTCTTGGAAACTGTTTTTAGAAAATCCAATATTTGGTGTAGGTTTTGGGGGTTGGCAAAGTAATTTCACAGATCATAAATACCCTCATAATGTTTCAATGGAGATGTTAGCTGAAACAGGATTTGTAGGGTTTGTTTTTTTTCTTTATTTATTGTTTAAGCTAAAGTACAAAAAGATAATTGCTTATGTTGGTTTATATGGTATGATGACACTTCTATTTAGCGGTGATTTTTCATATTTTCGTTATGCTTTTTTTCCGCTGTTACTGGCTTATGTTTCAAATGATAATACTAAATTATAGATAAATGAGTAATATTTTTATACCTGTTGTAGGGCAATTCACAAATATTGGGGATGTATTACATAGACGAGAGTTGCTAAGTTGGCTTAAAAATGCAGGTACTTTGCATATTTATGTAGGTAATGCGCCTGATAGTTTCATAGAGGGGTTAAAGCTAGATAATAAAGTAGTTATATATAAAAGTTTAATAAAATGGCTTATAAAACTAAGTTTTTCAGGATTTAATAAAACAAATTTTGTTTTTAATCCAGGAGAAATACGTTTAGGAAGTCGAAGGTTAAAAGGAGAAATTCTGTTGTTTCCTTTTCAATGTCTTGTTAGATTAAAAAATGGAAAAGTTTTAAGAGTAGGTATAGCTGCTATGTCTAACAGCAGAAGCAAAAATATTTGGTTATGGAAATTGCTATTTATGCCTACATCACAGGTTTATTGGAGAACAAATCACAGTAGAGATTTATTTGGAATAGGTGAGGTAATACCTGATTTGGCTTTTTATGATATTTCAAATGATTTATTAGAAAATAATGTTTCTAGAGAATATTTGACAATATCAATGCGAGGTGATAGACCTTTTCCTACAGATTCATGGTTTAAAGCTGTGAAAAATTTTGCTACTGACTATAGTCTTAAAATAAAGGTAGTTGCTCAAGTTAGAATGGATAATGCGAGAACTGTTGAAATAGCTTCAAAATTAAATGCAGATGAATTAATATGGCCTGACAAATATACTCATACGGTACAGGAAGAGGCATTGTGTATGATATATGAAAAAACAAAGCTTATTTTAAGTGATAGGCTTCATGTTTTAATTTTAGCTTTTTCAAAAGGGGCAATTCCTGCTAATATATTGCCGAAGTTAAGTGAAAAGGTTCAACACCATTTTGATGTTTTAGGAATGGAAAATATTAGTATTTTAGATTCGGGATATGAAGATGTTTTATATGAATTTTTGAAAGAAAAATATCTAGACTCACAAGTTTTGATCAACTTGCCAAAAGCGAAAGAAAAATTAGACTTATGCAGAAATGAAATAATAAGAGGCTTGAAAAAAAATTAAAATTGAAATAATGAATATACTATACTTTCATCAATATTTTAAAACTCCCCAAGAACCTGGAGGTACAAGATCGTATTGGATTGCAAAAGAACTAATAGGAAGAGGGCATAAAGTCACTATTATAACAGCTTCATCGCAATTTACTAAGCAAGTTCATGAAACAATTGTTGATGGTATTAATGTTATTTATATCCAAGAGTCATACAATCAAGAAATGGGGTTCTATAGGCGTTTAAAAGCATTTTGTCGATTTATGTATAAATCGACAAAAATAGGATTAAAATATAGTGACGTTGATTTGGTTATTGCTACATCAACTCCTCTCACGATTGGTGTGCCTGCTTTGATGTTGAAATGGTTAAAGAAAGTTCCGTATATATTTGAAGTTAGAGATCTATGGCCTGAAGTTCCTATACAAATGGGAGCAATAAAAAATCCTTTACTTATAAAAGTTACAAAATTTTTTGAAAAGATTATATATCAAAATGCTACACATGTTGTTTCACTTTCACCTGGAATGAGGGATGGAGTGATAAAGTATATTCCTTACGAAAAGACATCCATGATACCTAATATGGCAAAGAAAGATGAATTTTGGCCAAGGGAGAAAAATTATAAGCTCATGAAAGAGTTAGGTCTAAATCAAGATTCTTTTAAAATAATACATTTTGGAGCATTGGGTTTAGCAAATGGTATTGAAAGCGTGATTGAAACTGCTGAATTGTTAAAAAATGACTTTACTATTGAATTTGTTTTTTTAGGAGGTGGAGCAATGGAATCGAGGATAAAGGAAAAAATTGAGTTATTATCCTTAAAAAACGTTAAATTATTAGGAAGGTATCCAATGAGGGAAACTTCGGAAATTGTAAACTTTTGTGATGTTTCTTTAGTTTCTTTTTTAAATTTACCTATTTTAAGCACGAACTCTCCTAATAAATTGTTTGATTCTCTTTCTGCAGGCAAACCAATTATAGTTAATTCTGCAGGTTGGACAAAAGATTTAGTTGAGGATTATGTGTGCGGTTTTTATGTTAATTTTGATGCCCCATCCGATTTAGTAGAAAAAATAAAGTTTTTACAAAAAAATACTCATATTCAGCTAAGTATGGGGGAGCAGTCAAGGTCTTTAGCGTTAAATAAGTTTGATAAAACTATACTGTGTAAAGAATTTGGAGATATTGTAGAAAAAATAGAATCTCAAAAATATTCTTTGAATTATAAAAATTAAAAAATCCATGAGAAAAAAAGTTTTAATTTTTCCTTCTGGAGCTGAGAATGCTTTGGAAATAAACGAAGCAATAAAATATTCTATTCATGTAGAAGTAATCCCAGCTTCAGGAAGGAATGATTATAGTGAATTAATTTACGAAAATGAAGTTAGGAAGCTGCCTTTTTTAAATGAATTAAATTTTATTGAGGATTTGAATAAGTTAATTGAAAAAGATAAAATTGATTTAATTTTTCCTACCGATGATACTGCATCTTTATTTCTCGCAGAAAATGCTTCTATAATTAATGCAAAAATTTTGTCAGCTGATTTTAAAACAAATTTGGTTTGTCGCTATAAAAAAGAAACATATACTCTTTTTAAAGATGAATTTTTTTGCCCCCAAATTTATTTAAAAGTCTTAGAAGAGGAAGAATATCCAATTTTTTCAAAACCTGATGTAGGTCAGGGTTCACAAGGTGTTCAGTTGATAAAGTCAAAGAAACATCATGAATCTCTAATTGATAACAATGATTTGATTTTTGTAGAATATCTCCCAGGTAAAGAATATACAATAGATTGTTTTACAAATAGGTATGGGGAGCTATTGTTTTCCGGTATTCGTGAAAGAGCAGAAGTTAAAATGGGTATTAGTTTTAGAAGTAGAGAGGTTTCTTTAACAGATGAGGTAAAACAAATAGCTGAAAAAATTAATAGCAAACTTGGTTTTCATGGTTTATGGTTCTTTCAATTGAAAGAAGATTGTAATGGACATTTGAAATTGTTAGAAGTGTCAACACGTACAGCAGGAACAATGGGGTTCTTCAGGCATAAGGGGGTTAACTTGCCTTTGCTAACTATATATGATGCACTTGGGATGGATGTGGAGATTTTTAAGTATGGCTATGAACTTGAGCTTTTTCGTGTAACTAAAAACAAATTTAAGTATGGGTTAGAATATGATACTGTCTATGTAGATTATGATGATACGTTAATAGTAAACGGAAAAGTTAATATTGTCTTGATGAGTTTTATTTATCAATGTAAGAATAATGGAAAAATAGTAAAGTTAATTACTAAACATGGGGCTAAATTGCATATGTCTTTAAATTTTTACTCAATATCTCCAAGTTTATTCGATGAGATAATTGTGTTAAAAATGGAGGATAAAAAATCAGATTACATAGAATCACATAAAGCGATTTTCATCGATAATTGGTTTGTTGAAAGAAGAGAAGTTAGATTAGCGAAAGATATGCCGGTATTTGATGTAGATACAGTAGAAAGTTTGATAAAAAATTAGATATGGATATTATTAAAATAGCAATGTTCTCATATGCAGATATTAATAACTATGGAGATATATTGTTTTCACATGTTTTTAAGCATGAAATTGAGAAAAGAATAGCTAATGTTAACATTGATTTTTATACTCCCTCAGAAATAGAACTTGAAGGTTTTTATTACAGGTCTTATCATAAGAGTAAAGTTAAAGAAAAATATGATGCCTTAATTCTCGCAGGGGGAGAAGTTGTTCATTTGTTTGAAGAAAGAACTTGGAAGCCAATTTATGAAAAAAATAATCAAAAGGTTTTAAGTGAAAATGCATATGATGTAGTTTGGGATTGGATTGATAAAGACTCTTCTTTTAAAGCTTGGCTTTCAGTAGGAGTTAGGCCTTTTGGGGATAAATGGGATGATGATAAGATTAATCAATCTATATCTGATTTAGATTATATCTCTGTAAGAGGGATTCTTTCAAAAAAAATATTAGAACATGGAGATTACGAAGAGTTTAATGATAAAATTAAGATTACTCCAGATTTAGGCTGGATTTTTCCAGACTATTTGACTATTAGAAATGAAGTAGGTCAACATTATAAAAAATGGGCATTTGGGTCCAAGTATATAATTTTTCAAGTTCATAATATTACGGATATAGAGGCCAAAAATATTAGTGATGCTTTATTGAAATTTAAAGAGGAAACAGGTTTTGAGGTACTGTTATTGCCTGTAATTCATTTATGGAAAGATGAAAAGTATTTAGAGTTAATTTTAGAAGCATCAGGAGGAGAGTTTAAACTTTTACCGAATAATCTAAGTGTGCTTGAGATGCTAGATTTAATTGTACATTCTGAAGTTGTGTTGTGTTCAAGTCTGCATGTTGCAATAACTGCATTAGCGAAAGGAATTCCTGCTGCTATTTTTAACAAGTGGCAAGGGACTAAACTTCAAGATTTATATGGGCTACAATTTAGAAGTGAATATTTATTTAGTGATAGTTCAGATACTTATAGTGTATTATCTCGATTGCTTAAAGAAAAACAAACTTCTAAATCATTACATATTTATGCAGATTTTATGAAGGCTAAGCTTTATGAAACTTTTGATGAAATTTCAGATAAAATTATAAAAAATAAATCTTAGTAGAAATGTACAGTAATTATTTAAAACGTTTTTTTGATCTTATTATATCAATTTTTATTATAGTAATTTTTTTACCAATATTCATAATTATCTTTCTTATTTTATTTGTTCAAAATTCTGGGGAGGTTTTTTTTATACAGACTAGGATAGGTAAAATGAATAAAGAGTTTGGATTAATTAAATTTAGGTCAATGAATAATAAGAAAGATGACCAAGGCAATCTACTCAAAGATATGGATAGAATTACTCCTTTCGGACATTTTATAAGAAAAGCCTCGTTAGATGAATTACCTCAAATATTTAATATTTTAAAAGGAGAGATGAGTTTAGTAGGACCTAGGCCTTTGCTGTCAGAGTATCTTCCTTATTATTCTGAATATCATATTCGTAGACATGAAATAAAGCCGGGAATTACTGGGTTAGCTCAAATTGAAGGTAGAAATTATCTCAAATTTAGTGAAAGGTTTAATTTAGATGTTCATTATGTAGATAATGTTTCTTTAAAATTGGATTTGCAGATTTTAGTTAAAACTTTTTTTAAGATATTTAAATCTTCAGATATTAGTATGGGTAGAAAAATGTCAGAGATAGATGATATTGGAATAACAAAAGGTTTGGCTAAACATTATTTTAATATTGATGAAAATGAATAAAGAATTTGGTTCGGATTTCCATTATTCTTACAAAGAAATCACAATTGATGAAAAATCTTTTTTTGATTCTATAAATTTTGTTTTCTCATTTTCTGGTCGTTCAGGATTACATGGTATTTTAAAGGAAGGCATTTCTCGGTATGGTTGGAAGAGAATTTATTTTCCAAGCTATTATTGTCATTCGGTAGTAGATTTTGTTGCAACTTTGCCTGTAGAAATTGTTTTATATAGTTGTAATCCTTTTGAGTTTTTTGATAGGATTGATTTTATAGATTCGTCTCAATCAGTAATTATTAATGTAGATTTTTTTGGTTTAAAAAAATTGAATCTCTCTTCAATTAAAGAAGCTATAATTATTGAGGATTTAACGCACAATATTGAATCTGTTCTTCATTCTACAGCCCATTATTGTTTTGGTTCACTTAGGAAAGAGTTACCTGTTCCTGTTGGAGGTTTTTGTTATTCGCCGAAAAACTTAGAGTTGCCAAGTTTTCAGTCGAATTTTGAAAGTGATATATTAGCTAGTGAAAAGTTTGCAGCAATGATTCTTAAGAGAGAGTATCTATATGGAGGTATAAGCGATAAAGATATATATAGAGGCTTGTTTGAAAAAAGTGAAGATGATTTTAACAAGTTATATACTAATTCGGCTATGCCTGAGTGGGTCAAGTCTCTTTTGTTTAGTCTGGATGTAAAAAAAATAAATACTCTAAAACAGGTAAATATTGATTTTGCTTTAAGAGAATTAAAAGTCATTAATCAATTAAAGGTTAATTTTAATAATACGGGTAAGTCATTTGGACTTATATTGGAATGTGAGACAGTATTAGTAAAAAATCAGTTAAAAGATTATCTTGTTGAGAATAAGATTTATCCGGCAATTTTATGGCCAAATCAACAGAATGATAATGATATATTACTAGCTGGTAAAATGCTTTTTTTGCACATGGACTACAGGTATTCTTTAAGCGATATAAAAACAATTATTTTTAAATTACAAAATTTTTTTAATCATGAATAGTTTTTCTGTAATAGAAGTTAATGATGCTAAATGGAGTGAAATTATTAAGCGCTCATTTAAATATGATTTCTATCATACTCAATCATATAACCTTTTAGAAACAGAACACCGACCTATTTTATGTGTTAGTTATTTTAATGATGAATTTATAGCACTTCCTTTGGTGGTGAGAAAGATTCCTGAGAGTGATCTGTTTGATTGTACATCTGTATATGGTTACTGTGGGCCAATATCCAGCGTAGATTTTAATAATGTTTCAAATGATGGCATAATTAATTTTACGGATCAGTTAAATGACTATTTTAAGAAAAATAATATAGTTACAGTTTTTTCAAGATTACACCCTCTGATAGAAGGAGAAAGTGTTTTAAATAATCTTGGAAATATTTATGATATAAATAGTACTGTTGCTGTTGATTTAAGAATATCACCCGATGAGCAACGTAAACAATATAGAAAGTCAAATAAATCTGAATTAAATCAGTTAAGAAGAAAAGACTTTGTTATAGAGGAAGCAAGATCAGAGAAAGAAATTGATGAGTTTATCTCTATTTATAATGAAACAATGGATAGAGTCAATGCGTCGCCGAATTATTATTTTAATAGGAATTACTATTTATCCTTTTTAAATAATAAATGCTTTAAGAGTAAATTATTGTTGGCTAAAAAAGGAGGAGAGATAGCTGCAGGGGCTATTTTTACTATTTCAGATAAGATTATGCAATATCATTTAGCAGGTACTAAATCTGAATTTATTAGATATACTCCAATGAAATTAGTGTTAGATGAAGCACGTCTTTTAGCAAATGATTTAAATCTTGAATTTTTACATCTCGGTGGAGGTGTCGGTGGTAGCGATGAAGATAGCTTATTTAGATTTAAGTCAGGCTTTTCTCAACTTAGGTTTAATTTTAAAGTATGGAAATATGTTGTCGATGAGGATAACTATAATAAGTTAGTTGAGATTAAATTTTCATCAGAAGTGCCAGAAACAGATTTTTTTCCTATTTATAGATTGAATAGTTGATAGATTAGTGATTGTTTTGCTTAAAAAAATAATAAATGTATTTTGATATATCTATATTTGTAAATTAAAGGGCATGTTTAATGAGAAATAATAAAATATGGCTTTCCTCACCTCATATGGGAGGAACAGAATTGAAATATATTAATCAAGCTTTTGAAACTAATTGGGTAGCTCCATTAGGGCCAAATGTTGATGGGTTTGAAGCTGATCTTGAATCTTATTTAGGATATGGGGCATATGTTGGTGCTTTAAGCTCGGGAACTGCCGCCTTGCATCTGGGGCTTATAATGTTAGGTGTTGGGTATGGTGACGAAGTGATTTGCCAAAGTATGACCTTTTCAGCCTCGGCAAATCCGATTAGATATTTAGGAGCTCAACCAGTTTTTGTAGATAGTGAGTCTGATACATGGAATATTTGTCCAGATTCATTAGAAGAGGCTATTAAAGATAGGTTGAAGAAAGGAAAAAAACCTAAAGCTATAGTTGCCGTACATTTATATGGTATGCCGTATAAAGTTGATGAATTAAGAGAAATAGCAGATAGATACGAAATTCCTATTCTTGAAGATAGTGCAGAGGCATTGGGAAGCTCTTATAAAGGTCAAAAATGTGGTACTTTTGGAGATATTAGTATTTTATCTTTTAATGGGAATAAAATAATTACTACTTCTGGTGGAGGTGCTATAGTTGTAAAGGATAAGAAATTTAAAGATAAAGCCGTATTTTTGTCTACACAAGCTAGAGATAATGCCCCTCATTATCAGCATTCTGAAGTTGGTTACAACTATAGGATGAGTAATATATGTGCGGGTATTGGTCGAGGACAAATGGAAGTTCTGGATAAGCATATAGCTTTAAGAAGATCAATGCATGATTTTTATGTTTCGTTATTTAAAGAAAAGCCAGGGATTACAGTTTTTAAAGAGCCTAATTCCGATTTTTTTTCTAATCATTGGCTTTCTGCAATTATTGTAGACTCTTCTATTGTTGGTGTTAATAGAGAGGATGTTAGATTAGCATTAGAAGCTGAAAATATTGAGTCTAGGCCGTTATGGAAACCAATGCATCTTCAGCCTGTGTTTGAAGGCTGTCCATACTATGGTGGAAAAGTTTCTGAAGATTTATTTGATAAAGGATTATGCCTGCCTTCTGGATCAAATTTAGGAGAGAGTGAAAGAGAACGTATATCAGGATTGTTAGAAGTTTTTTTTGACAGAAAGTTATCTGTTTAAGTGAATACATTTAATAATATTTATTTCGCGATATAGAGTGGAGAGAAAGAATAATAATGCCTATAAATTTAATGATTACCGATTTTGGACATCTTTACATAATCTGGGGTATTTACCACGATGGATAATACTCTTGTTGGATTTGGTAGTAGTGTCTTTTACCGGTATTTTCTCGTATGTCTTAATTCATAGAACGGGAGTGTCTGTTAAACCTGATTTATATGTTATAAGTATTGTTTTCTACCTTTTAATAACTCTTCTCTCATTTAGGGCTTTTCGTACTTACGCTGGTATTATAAGGCATTCTTCTTATATTGATGCAGTGAAGATTTTCTTTGCTCAATTTACTACAGCTTTTCTTTTACTTGCTTTTAATAGTCTTTATGAAACTATTAAAGGTGATTTGTTATACCTTAATGTAGGAATATTAATAAATGCTGTTTTTTCATTTAGCTGTCTTTTTTTATATAGAGTTTTAGTAAAACAGGTTTTTGAGAATTATTTTAATAGTAGTAATGGCAAAAAGTTAGTTAGGGCCATTATATATGGTTCTGATGCTAATGCTATTGCCGTAGCCAATGCATTAAAGTCTGAAATTCCGGGAAGGTTTAAATTGGTAGGATTTATTGATAAATCAAGTTATAACAAATCTAAGATGATTTTAGGTTTGCCAATTCTTCAACATAAAAAGAGAATTTCTGTAGTGATGCGAGTTTTTAATGCTGAAGCTTTAGTTATTGCTGATAAGAGTTTATTAAAAGAAGAGAAACTTGCTATTGTTGATGAATGCTTAGAGTTTAATTATAAAGTATATACTGTACCGCTGATATCCGATTGGGAAGATCAAAAAGAGATATCAAGAAAAATTAAAAATTTTCAGATACAGGATTTGCTTGAAAGAAAGCCTATCGTATTAGACAATAATTCGATTTCGTCTCAAATTAAAAATAAAACTATATTAATTACCGGGGCTGCAGGTTCTATTGGTAGTGAGATTGTAAGGCAAGTAATTCAGTTTAGTCCTAAAAATGTTATTATGTTGGATCAGGCTGAAACGCCTTTACATCAGCTAAGTCTTGAAGTTGCCAGATTAGATTCTCAAGCTAATATTATTTCTGTTATTTCAGATGTAAGAAATAAAGATGCAATGTTGGAGGTTTTTAGAAAATATAAACCCCAGGTTGTTTATCACGCGGCAGCATATAAGCATGTGCCTTTAATGGAAGAAAACCCTTCACAGGCAATTTTTGTTAATGTTCTGGGTACTAAAAATATTGCTGACCTGGCATGTGAATTTGGGGTTGACAGCTTTGTAATGGTTTCTACTGATAAAGCGGTTAATCCAAGTAATGTTATGGGGGCAAGTAAAAGAATAGCCGAAAAGTATGTTCAGGCACTTCATAATAAAATGATTGTTGAAACAGGTAAATGTAAAACTAAATTTATTACTACCCGTTTTGGTAATGTTTTAGGTTCAAATGGTTCGGTTGTTCCTTTGTTTACAAAGCAAATTGAAGCAGGAGGGCCAATTACTTTAACACATCCTGATATAATTCGTTACTTCATGACTATTCCGGAAGCGTGCCAGCTAGTACTTGAAGCTGGAGCTATGGGTAATGGAGGAGAGATTTATATTTTTG
Proteins encoded:
- a CDS encoding GNAT family N-acetyltransferase; this translates as MNSFSVIEVNDAKWSEIIKRSFKYDFYHTQSYNLLETEHRPILCVSYFNDEFIALPLVVRKIPESDLFDCTSVYGYCGPISSVDFNNVSNDGIINFTDQLNDYFKKNNIVTVFSRLHPLIEGESVLNNLGNIYDINSTVAVDLRISPDEQRKQYRKSNKSELNQLRRKDFVIEEARSEKEIDEFISIYNETMDRVNASPNYYFNRNYYLSFLNNKCFKSKLLLAKKGGEIAAGAIFTISDKIMQYHLAGTKSEFIRYTPMKLVLDEARLLANDLNLEFLHLGGGVGGSDEDSLFRFKSGFSQLRFNFKVWKYVVDEDNYNKLVEIKFSSEVPETDFFPIYRLNS
- a CDS encoding DegT/DnrJ/EryC1/StrS family aminotransferase — its product is MRNNKIWLSSPHMGGTELKYINQAFETNWVAPLGPNVDGFEADLESYLGYGAYVGALSSGTAALHLGLIMLGVGYGDEVICQSMTFSASANPIRYLGAQPVFVDSESDTWNICPDSLEEAIKDRLKKGKKPKAIVAVHLYGMPYKVDELREIADRYEIPILEDSAEALGSSYKGQKCGTFGDISILSFNGNKIITTSGGGAIVVKDKKFKDKAVFLSTQARDNAPHYQHSEVGYNYRMSNICAGIGRGQMEVLDKHIALRRSMHDFYVSLFKEKPGITVFKEPNSDFFSNHWLSAIIVDSSIVGVNREDVRLALEAENIESRPLWKPMHLQPVFEGCPYYGGKVSEDLFDKGLCLPSGSNLGESERERISGLLEVFFDRKLSV
- a CDS encoding polysaccharide biosynthesis protein translates to MERKNNNAYKFNDYRFWTSLHNLGYLPRWIILLLDLVVVSFTGIFSYVLIHRTGVSVKPDLYVISIVFYLLITLLSFRAFRTYAGIIRHSSYIDAVKIFFAQFTTAFLLLAFNSLYETIKGDLLYLNVGILINAVFSFSCLFLYRVLVKQVFENYFNSSNGKKLVRAIIYGSDANAIAVANALKSEIPGRFKLVGFIDKSSYNKSKMILGLPILQHKKRISVVMRVFNAEALVIADKSLLKEEKLAIVDECLEFNYKVYTVPLISDWEDQKEISRKIKNFQIQDLLERKPIVLDNNSISSQIKNKTILITGAAGSIGSEIVRQVIQFSPKNVIMLDQAETPLHQLSLEVARLDSQANIISVISDVRNKDAMLEVFRKYKPQVVYHAAAYKHVPLMEENPSQAIFVNVLGTKNIADLACEFGVDSFVMVSTDKAVNPSNVMGASKRIAEKYVQALHNKMIVETGKCKTKFITTRFGNVLGSNGSVVPLFTKQIEAGGPITLTHPDIIRYFMTIPEACQLVLEAGAMGNGGEIYIFDMGKPVKIIDLAKKMIRLAGFIPDKDIEIKIIGLRPGEKLYEELLNDTSKTLPTHHEKIMVAQEVFDDFVCLEHQVDDLIVIACGYSSEEVVYKMKQIVPEFISMNSDFATLDKKA